A section of the Capra hircus breed San Clemente chromosome 23, ASM170441v1, whole genome shotgun sequence genome encodes:
- the LOC106503495 gene encoding histone H4-like, whose translation MVVWPKLGAIDDGLGLEISGRVKGGKGLGKGGAKRHRKVFRDNIQGIIKPAIRRLARRGGVKRISGLYEETRGVLKVFFDNVTQDAVTYTEHAKRKTVTAMDVVYALKRQGRTLYGFGG comes from the exons ATGGTGGTTTGGCCTAAACTGGGGGCAATAGATGATGGTTTG GGTCTCGAAATATCTGGACGTGTTAAGGGTGGAAAGGGTTTGGGAAAGGGGGGCGCCAAGCGTCACCGTAAAGTTTTTCGAGACAATATTCAGGGCATCATTAAGCCCGCTATTCGCCGCCTGGCTCGGCGTGGAGGAGTCAAGCGCATCTCTGGCCTCTACGAGGAGACCCGCGGGGTGCTGAAGGTGTTCTTTGATAATGTGACCCAGGATGCAGTTACCTACACAGAGCACGCCAAGCGCAAGACTGTCACCGCCATGGACGTGGTCTACGCGCTCAAGCGCCAAGGACGCACCCTCTATGGCTTCGGCGGCTGA
- the LOC102178318 gene encoding histone H2B type 1-K: protein MPEPAKSAPAPKKGSKKAVTKAQKKDGKKRKRSRKESYSVYVYKVLKQVHPDTGISSKAMGIMNSFVNDIFERIAGEASRLAHYNKRSTITSREIQTAVRLLLPGELAKHAVSEGTKAVTKYTSAK from the coding sequence ATGCCGGAACCAGCGAAGTCTGCTCCGGCCCCGAAGAAGGGCTCTAAGAAGGCGGTGACCAAGGCGCAGAAGAAGGACGGCAAGAAGCGCAAGCGTAGCCGCAAGGAGAGTTACTCCGTGTACGTGTACAAAGTGCTGAAGCAGGTCCACCCGGACACCGGCATCTCGTCCAAGGCCATGGGTATCATGAACTCCTTCGTGAACGATATCTTCGAGCGCATCGCGGGCGAGGCATCGCGTCTGGCGCACTACAACAAGCGCTCGACCATCACATCCAGGGAGATCCAGACGGCCGTGCGCCTGCTGCTGCCTGGGGAGCTGGCCAAGCACGCCGTGTCTGAGGGCACCAAGGCCGTCACCAAGTATACCAGCGCCAAGTAA
- the LOC102178027 gene encoding histone H2A type 1-H, whose translation MSGRGKQGGKARAKAKTRSSRAGLQFPVGRVHRLLRKGNYAERVGAGAPVYLAAVLEYLTAEILELAGNAARDNKKTRIIPRHLQLAIRNDEELNKLLGKVTIAQGGVLPNIQAVLLPKKTESHHKAK comes from the coding sequence ATGTCTGGACGTGGCAAGCAAGGTGGTAAGGCTCGTGCTAAAGCTAAGACCCGTTCCTCGCGGGCTGGGCTTCAGTTCCCCGTAGGCCGCGTACACCGCTTGCTCCGCAAAGGCAACTATGCCGAGCGGGTAGGTGCTGGGGCCCCGGTGTACCTGGCGGCGGTGCTGGAGTATCTGACGGCCGAGATCCTAGAGCTGGCGGGCAATGCGGCCCGGGACAACAAGAAAACGCGAATCATCCCGCGTCACTTGCAGCTGGCTATCCGCAACGATGAAGAACTCAACAAGCTGCTGGGTAAGGTCACCATTGCTCAGGGTGGTGTCTTGCCTAACATCCAGGCCGTGCTACTACCTAAGAAAACTGAGAGTCACCACAAGGCCAAATAA